In the genome of Phycisphaerales bacterium, one region contains:
- a CDS encoding PilZ domain-containing protein: protein MEPTTAEQQLRRLFPGELLPHRPLPGNLYDRHGGLLAPRGTVLAETGLGALAEHGAAVYAGPDWEPSESQHRESALDSPEELLQTLHRQHRGGRGAPRCRRFARHKWRTRLSVLVQECSKGITYRRRMTVAACDLSAHGFAFTAVKFLHPGTVVYARFVTDAQQSIMKGIVRNCVYLGDRLHRIGVEFIARNPSERTPEFLELANGE, encoded by the coding sequence ATGGAACCCACAACAGCCGAACAACAGCTACGCCGCCTTTTCCCGGGGGAGCTCCTGCCGCACCGGCCCTTACCAGGCAATCTATACGACCGACATGGTGGACTGCTGGCCCCTCGTGGAACCGTGCTTGCGGAGACGGGTCTGGGAGCTCTCGCCGAGCATGGTGCGGCCGTATATGCCGGACCGGATTGGGAACCATCCGAATCACAACACCGGGAGTCCGCGCTCGATTCTCCCGAGGAATTGCTGCAAACACTGCACCGGCAGCATCGGGGCGGACGTGGCGCGCCACGGTGTCGGCGATTTGCGCGTCATAAGTGGCGGACCAGACTCTCGGTGCTGGTGCAGGAGTGCAGTAAGGGCATCACCTATCGGCGGCGAATGACCGTGGCGGCGTGTGATCTCTCGGCCCACGGATTCGCGTTCACGGCAGTGAAGTTCCTTCATCCCGGCACGGTGGTATACGCCCGTTTTGTAACCGATGCGCAGCAGTCCATCATGAAGGGCATCGTGCGGAACTGCGTGTACCTCGGAGATCGGCTGCACCGCATCGGGGTGGAGTTTATTGCGCGCAATCCCAGTGAGCGGACACCGGAATTTCTGGAGCTCGCCAACGGGGAGTAA
- a CDS encoding B12-binding domain-containing radical SAM protein: MRIALINPITRLSQGYHTIGTYMPQLGLQVLAERVPDGHSVDIIDEVFGTDQTEALLTRGNYDLVGITSYTSGATRAYEISDHCKSLGVPTVMGGPHAWACPDEVGAHCNSVAVGECDEIWPEIVRDAAAGRLLPRYEGRLSDLENTKLGRANQLLRPINGRYDVSAIQTSRGCPVGCEYCSVTRFNGPQIRRRDIGEIIVEWNQTEKKFIFVVDDNFFGVGEKHAEWAKELLRALIKHGRKRLWFSQTTINMGDDPEGLALAYKAGCRGMLVGFESLNEQTLKDYHKGINRKNLSQYPRLIRGFHKAGIAVFGGFIIGADGDTADTVADTALGAVKLGVDIIQVTNLTPLPGTKMFDRLKAAGRLRCTSYPKDWERYTFTETVYHPQRMPATELDEAIYELRFAAAKEPWVWKRAFRTFTRTRSISTALFVYGMNLGWKRMAKVQAPRDAANYGLSPKPSPRMNRVRNAFRMHLWSRPLVLEDAVPPPPPQVEPQHVPLPIAGAGAE; this comes from the coding sequence ATGCGTATTGCGCTCATCAACCCCATCACGCGCCTCTCACAGGGCTATCACACCATTGGCACCTACATGCCCCAGCTCGGACTCCAGGTGCTGGCGGAACGCGTGCCGGACGGGCACAGCGTCGACATCATCGACGAAGTCTTCGGAACGGATCAGACCGAAGCATTGCTCACGCGCGGGAATTATGATCTCGTCGGGATCACTTCCTACACGAGTGGCGCTACCCGCGCGTACGAAATCTCCGATCACTGCAAGTCTCTCGGGGTTCCCACCGTCATGGGTGGACCCCATGCCTGGGCCTGCCCCGACGAAGTCGGTGCGCACTGCAATTCCGTCGCCGTCGGTGAATGCGACGAGATCTGGCCCGAAATCGTGCGCGATGCGGCCGCCGGCCGACTGCTGCCACGCTACGAAGGCCGCCTCTCCGACCTCGAAAATACCAAGCTCGGCCGGGCAAACCAGCTCCTCCGGCCGATCAACGGGCGGTACGACGTCTCGGCGATCCAGACTTCGCGCGGCTGCCCGGTCGGCTGCGAATACTGCTCGGTGACGCGTTTCAATGGCCCCCAGATCCGCCGGCGCGACATCGGCGAGATCATCGTGGAGTGGAACCAGACTGAGAAGAAGTTCATCTTCGTCGTCGATGACAACTTTTTCGGCGTCGGCGAGAAGCACGCCGAGTGGGCCAAAGAGCTGTTACGGGCCCTGATCAAGCACGGCCGCAAGCGCCTGTGGTTCAGTCAGACGACGATCAACATGGGTGACGACCCGGAGGGACTGGCGCTTGCGTACAAGGCCGGCTGCCGCGGCATGCTGGTCGGTTTCGAGAGTCTCAACGAGCAGACCCTCAAGGACTATCACAAGGGCATCAACCGCAAGAACCTCTCGCAGTATCCGCGCTTGATCCGGGGGTTTCACAAGGCGGGCATCGCGGTCTTCGGCGGGTTCATTATTGGCGCCGATGGCGACACCGCCGACACGGTAGCGGACACCGCACTTGGTGCCGTCAAGCTCGGCGTGGACATCATACAAGTCACGAACCTGACGCCACTGCCGGGCACCAAGATGTTCGACCGTCTGAAAGCGGCCGGGCGCCTCCGCTGCACTTCCTACCCGAAGGACTGGGAACGCTACACGTTCACAGAGACGGTCTATCACCCGCAGCGCATGCCGGCTACCGAACTGGACGAGGCGATCTACGAACTGCGCTTCGCCGCCGCCAAGGAACCGTGGGTATGGAAGCGGGCTTTCCGCACATTCACACGGACGCGTTCCATCAGCACGGCACTGTTCGTATATGGCATGAACCTCGGGTGGAAACGCATGGCCAAGGTGCAGGCACCGCGCGACGCCGCGAACTACGGTCTTTCGCCAAAGCCCTCACCGCGGATGAACCGCGTGCGGAACGCGTTCCGCATGCATCTGTGGTCGCGCCCCCTGGTGCTGGAAGACGCCGTACCACCACCTCCGCCGCAAGTCGAGCCGCAGCACGTTCCGCTACCGATTGCCGGTGCGGGTGCGGAGTAA
- a CDS encoding heme-binding protein: protein MSVSGSTEPLRTLDISAGQAHAVLLAAMQKAEAIDTKMDIAVVDAGGNLKAFIRMDGAWLGSIDISIKKARTARYFDMATGEIGKLSQPGGPLYNIEHSNGGLITFPGGVPLKAADGTIIGAIGVSGSTVENDHTVAAAGAAALAAH from the coding sequence ATGAGCGTCTCAGGGAGCACCGAGCCGCTGCGGACGTTGGACATCAGCGCTGGACAGGCCCATGCAGTGCTGCTGGCGGCCATGCAGAAGGCGGAAGCGATCGATACAAAGATGGATATCGCGGTCGTCGATGCGGGTGGCAATCTCAAAGCGTTCATCCGGATGGACGGCGCATGGCTGGGCAGCATCGACATCTCGATCAAGAAAGCCCGAACGGCGCGCTACTTTGACATGGCGACCGGCGAGATTGGGAAGCTCAGTCAGCCGGGTGGTCCGTTGTACAACATCGAGCACTCAAACGGGGGATTGATCACTTTCCCCGGCGGCGTCCCCCTCAAGGCGGCAGATGGCACGATTATCGGGGCCATCGGCGTGTCGGGTTCGACGGTTGAGAACGACCATACCGTGGCGGCGGCTGGGGCGGCGGCGCTCGCCGCGCATTGA